A single window of Nicotiana sylvestris chromosome 3, ASM39365v2, whole genome shotgun sequence DNA harbors:
- the LOC104216342 gene encoding zinc finger CCCH domain-containing protein 56-like → MDFMGEASFAGGNMIPDSTSNGSGFDNWGPGFSDQAVWATEDDYRDWNTGPSSETPSSSNRSGSEPPHKKSRSSQGADSHVTSRSKAIGKMFFKTKLCCKFRAGVCPYINNCNFAHGIEELRKPPPNWQEIVAEHESEHGGGGVMLESREEHQIPTVSSPELRIETQRSFKGRHCKKFYTEEGCPYGDTCTFLHDEQSRARESVAISVTPTVGGFGNNAAGANLKPSNWKTRICNKWETTGYCPFGSKCHFAHGAAELHKYGGGLMEMEGKDPLSTPPDLRQGGGSLKTTESTVPSTISAPHTDVYHLGPGVQVQRPSGVVQGAGHRVIQKWKGPDKISKIYGDWIDDIE, encoded by the exons ATGGATTTCATGGGAGAAGCTAGTTTTGCTGGAGGGAATATGATCCCCGATAGCACTTCTAATGGTAGTGGCTTCGACAATTGGGGTCCTGGTTTTTCTGACCAGGCTGTTTGGGCTACTGAGGATGATTACAGAGATTGGAACACGGGCCCCTCCTCCGAAACCCCTTCCAGTTCCAATCGATCTGGGAGTGAGCCTCCCCATAAGAAGTCACGGAGCTCACAGGGTGCAGATTCACATGTTACTAGTCGCTCCAAAGCAATTGGAAAGATGTTCTTCAAAACTAAATTGTGTTGCAAGTTCCGCGCTGGGGTGTGCCCTTATATTAATAATTGTAACTTTGCTCATGGTATAGAGGAGCTGCGCAAGCCGCCTCCTAATTGGCAAGAGATAGTGGCTGAACATGAAAGTGAGCACGGAGGAGGAGGAGTTATGTTGGAATCAAGAGAAGAGCACCAGATACCAACTGTGAGTTCTCCTGAGTTGCGTATTGAGACACAAAGGTCCTTTAAAGGGAGGCATTGCAAGAAGTTCTACACTGAAGAAGGATGTCCTTATGGAGATACTTGCACTTTCCTTCACGATGAACAGTCTCGAGCTAGAGAGAGTGTTGCAATAAGTGTGACTCCCACTGTTGGTGGATTTGGTAATAATGCTGCTGGAGCAAACCTGAAGCCTTCAAACTGGAAGACAAGAATTTGTAATAAGTGGGAGACCACTGGTTATTGCCCTTTTGGCAGCAAGTGTCATTTTGCTCATGGAGCAGCAG AGTTGCACAAGTATGGTGGAGGGCTGATGGAGATGGAAGGCAAAGATCCTCTATCTACTCCTCCAGACTTGAGGCAGGGAGGGGGTTCTTTAAAAACAACAGAGAGTACGGTGCCCTCAACGATTTCTGCACCTCACACAGATGTTTACCATTTGGGGCCGGGCGTTCAAGTTCAAAGGCCCTCTGGCGTAGTCCAGGGAGCTGGCCATAGGGTCATTCAGAAATGGAAAGGGCCAGATAAAATTAGTAAGATATATGGCGACTGGATTGATGACATAGAGTGA